One segment of Candidatus Melainabacteria bacterium DNA contains the following:
- a CDS encoding YibE/F family protein: MRSSTDSAGGDKLVKVDEQFVVGKVLTVTQPKLNSQLMQSTGMVSNQQLVHVEILEGPLKGSDTVITNEITDNPVFNINVKPGQEVVLSMVTESGGKPEFNIADYHRAPVLSWLLVVFLIAFLIFGGKNGLKSLAGLLISVLLISFVLLPASMAGINPLLTAVFICLCATTSSMLLVAGFSKKAAASIMGTVGGVFIAGIAAQIVIVLAPLTGLSSEEAQILRGSVLSQPPAFYSGLLAAGMLIGALGVIMDVGISVASAVQEVAKTDNNLTAGQLYESGMNVGRDIMGTMTNTLILAYTGSALPLLLLAAQVPSIKLLNLDLVATEIASALSGSLGLVCTIPLTALAAARLMAKKEAKAEEVSGVG, translated from the coding sequence GTGAGAAGCAGCACGGATTCTGCCGGTGGAGACAAGCTTGTCAAAGTCGACGAACAGTTTGTCGTCGGCAAAGTTTTGACGGTTACTCAACCCAAGCTGAATAGCCAGTTGATGCAGAGCACGGGCATGGTCAGTAATCAACAGCTCGTGCACGTAGAGATTCTCGAAGGTCCGCTGAAAGGTTCAGACACTGTAATCACCAACGAAATCACCGACAATCCCGTATTCAATATCAACGTCAAGCCGGGACAGGAAGTGGTACTGTCCATGGTGACCGAATCAGGCGGCAAGCCGGAATTCAACATTGCTGACTATCACCGTGCGCCTGTTCTTTCCTGGCTGCTCGTTGTTTTCTTGATAGCGTTTTTGATATTTGGCGGCAAGAACGGTTTGAAATCACTGGCGGGGCTTTTAATCAGTGTTTTGCTGATCTCGTTTGTGCTTTTGCCGGCCAGCATGGCCGGCATAAATCCGCTACTCACCGCCGTCTTTATCTGTCTTTGCGCAACCACATCAAGCATGCTTCTGGTGGCAGGGTTTTCCAAGAAAGCCGCCGCTTCCATTATGGGCACCGTGGGCGGTGTCTTCATCGCCGGCATCGCCGCTCAAATTGTCATTGTTCTGGCGCCCCTGACCGGGCTGTCCAGCGAAGAGGCGCAAATCTTGCGAGGCTCGGTGTTGAGCCAGCCACCGGCGTTCTACAGTGGATTGCTTGCCGCCGGCATGCTGATTGGCGCACTGGGCGTGATCATGGATGTGGGAATATCGGTCGCATCAGCTGTGCAAGAAGTAGCCAAGACCGATAACAATCTTACAGCAGGTCAACTTTATGAATCTGGCATGAACGTTGGGCGGGACATCATGGGTACAATGACGAATACTTTGATTCTGGCTTATACCGGAAGCGCTTTGCCCCTCTTGCTATTGGCAGCTCAAGTGCCAAGCATCAAATTGCTCAACCTCGACCTGGTGGCAACAGAAATTGCTTCGGCTTTGAGCGGCAGTCTCGGTCTCGTTTGTACGATACCTCTGACGGCACTGGCAGCGGCAAGACTGATGGCTAAGAAGGAAGCAAAGGCGGAAGAAGTATCAGGAGTTGGTTAA
- the ruvB gene encoding Holliday junction branch migration DNA helicase RuvB has protein sequence MSASESKARKRSLVLSAQETPADNRSDNVLRPQSLAEYIGQSRIKSMMQMSIVAAKGRGEALDHVLFYGPPGLGKTTLAKVIANEMNANIHMASGPSLERPRDIIGLVHQLEKHDVLFIDEIHRLSRVAEELLYPAIEDFVIDLTSGKGQATRTMRLPLPRFTLVGATTKAGMISNALRDRFGFVCRLEFYNHEELCSIVARTAKILNVSAEDKAVQVIASRARGTPRIANRLVRLVRDYGQFQGKEVIDEAVAKAALESYQVDTSGLDNTDRRFLEILIDNYSGGPVGVETIAATLGEDRDTLEDVYEPFLIQNGFIHRTPRGRVATAKAYQHLKRKAPNMQLNLDLAVEPLEEKW, from the coding sequence ATGTCAGCGAGCGAATCAAAGGCCCGCAAGCGCTCGCTTGTGCTCTCTGCACAGGAAACGCCTGCGGATAATCGCTCTGACAATGTGCTGCGCCCTCAATCGCTGGCGGAATACATCGGGCAGTCTCGTATCAAGTCGATGATGCAAATGTCCATCGTTGCTGCCAAAGGTCGGGGGGAAGCGCTCGACCATGTGCTTTTCTACGGACCACCCGGGTTGGGTAAGACGACTCTGGCCAAGGTCATCGCCAATGAGATGAACGCTAATATCCACATGGCATCGGGTCCGAGCCTTGAGCGTCCGCGTGACATTATTGGTCTTGTTCATCAACTGGAAAAGCACGATGTTTTGTTTATAGACGAAATACACAGACTCAGTCGAGTCGCCGAGGAGTTGTTGTACCCGGCCATTGAAGACTTTGTCATCGATTTGACGTCTGGCAAGGGGCAGGCGACTCGTACGATGCGTCTGCCTTTGCCGCGTTTCACTCTCGTGGGCGCGACAACTAAGGCTGGAATGATTTCCAATGCCCTGAGAGATCGATTTGGATTTGTCTGCAGGCTGGAGTTCTACAATCACGAAGAGCTTTGCTCGATTGTCGCTCGCACCGCCAAGATTCTCAACGTCTCAGCCGAAGATAAGGCTGTTCAGGTGATTGCATCGAGAGCAAGAGGCACACCTCGTATCGCCAATCGGCTTGTCAGGCTGGTTCGCGACTATGGACAATTTCAGGGCAAGGAAGTCATTGACGAAGCGGTGGCTAAGGCAGCGCTCGAGTCTTATCAAGTTGACACTTCTGGTCTGGACAATACAGACAGGCGTTTTCTCGAAATTTTAATTGATAACTACAGCGGCGGACCGGTGGGTGTGGAAACTATTGCGGCCACGCTGGGCGAAGACAGGGACACCCTGGAAGATGTCTACGAGCCCTTCTTGATTCAAAATGGATTCATTCATCGCACGCCGCGCGGACGCGTGGCGACTGCCAAAGCGTACCAACATCTGAAGCGCAAGGCACCGAACATGCAGTTGAATCTTGATTTGGCGGTTGAGCCGCTAGAAGAGAAGTGGTGA
- a CDS encoding HDIG domain-containing protein yields the protein MSSQNPEPANRSQNQANQSNEQAIAHEPHHDLFPSERSFFNWLTVCAIGFASLVFALSAHHIYNNQFHVGDIADHDLLATHASLIVDEAATRKARDDARRAVMPIFKANKNEDQKTQQEISDLLNAINKIHTAGLHSLPPKTIEFLPEYQALLNEPDSTFPEHARSAAHRFNTSEAELTAQRNVLKNLIAADNTIQPFLVTVALAVPEADVIRYKTTVQNAGARILRTLHRLPEEPSSWTETAMEFLPENWSQPLKLATAQLICSRLRPNMEVDLEATESKAAANAAAVKPIMKQITVGELIAKKNTTITPETAELLQVMGISENNRWPFVLGLGLSLAAAVSLVALFLFALEQKHLFSTASVGMMYTVSVIVFALSAILGKSYPQIVPLPAAALILTIFLGQRVAAAVTVTLAIFLGVDGLIDISNLVALGTAAGAAIGFYSKKRHALMSTGLIMALAQGLGFVMASVAQSNTSPTFLVKGLTYDFFGGIILAIVSIGSLPFLESIFGMLTPFRLAELTDADQPLLRKLEENAPGTYQHSLAVANLAEAGARDIGADVNLVRAGAFYHDVGKMVRPKYFIENQLGDKNPHDSMSPEDSRERVLAHVTDGLALAQEYGLPKAVQDFIPMHQGTSLMAYFYHKACLRDGAENVDANFYRYPGPKPQSKETSIVMLADVSEAVTHSMKDPSQEEVEEAMTKVFQNRWDDGQFNESTLTYAELQKVKKAFVHVWRTLHHERLKYPSTTTGRMAVPPDAVSAAAASAAAGSSSSTPEAVPVGTAQSSGTVVSTNLTEKESESQPPDQCC from the coding sequence ATGTCCAGCCAAAATCCTGAACCAGCCAATCGGTCTCAGAATCAAGCGAATCAGAGCAACGAGCAAGCGATCGCGCACGAACCGCATCATGATCTCTTTCCGTCCGAACGCTCCTTTTTCAACTGGTTGACCGTTTGCGCCATCGGATTTGCGTCACTCGTATTCGCCTTGAGCGCCCATCACATATACAACAATCAGTTTCACGTTGGTGATATCGCCGATCACGACCTGCTCGCTACCCACGCCAGTCTGATAGTGGACGAGGCGGCGACCAGAAAGGCTAGAGACGATGCCAGGCGAGCCGTCATGCCCATTTTCAAAGCCAATAAGAACGAAGACCAGAAGACACAACAAGAAATTAGCGATCTCTTAAACGCAATAAATAAGATTCATACAGCAGGGCTGCATTCTCTGCCGCCTAAAACGATTGAATTTCTGCCCGAGTATCAGGCCCTGCTCAATGAGCCCGATTCAACATTCCCGGAACACGCCAGATCGGCAGCTCATCGCTTCAATACAAGCGAAGCGGAGCTGACAGCCCAGAGAAACGTCCTCAAAAATCTCATCGCAGCAGACAACACAATTCAGCCTTTCCTCGTAACTGTGGCGCTGGCAGTGCCGGAAGCTGATGTGATCAGGTACAAGACCACAGTTCAAAATGCAGGTGCTCGAATTTTGCGCACCTTGCATCGTTTACCCGAGGAACCGAGCAGCTGGACTGAAACCGCGATGGAGTTTCTGCCCGAGAACTGGTCTCAACCACTAAAACTGGCAACCGCGCAGTTAATTTGCTCCAGACTGCGTCCGAACATGGAAGTAGACCTGGAGGCAACAGAGAGCAAAGCTGCTGCCAACGCTGCGGCCGTAAAACCAATCATGAAGCAGATTACAGTCGGCGAATTGATTGCCAAAAAAAATACGACAATCACTCCTGAAACAGCAGAGCTCTTGCAAGTCATGGGCATTAGTGAGAACAACCGCTGGCCTTTCGTGCTTGGTCTGGGGCTTTCACTGGCGGCTGCGGTTTCCCTTGTCGCCCTCTTTCTATTTGCACTGGAGCAGAAGCATCTCTTCTCGACAGCTTCGGTCGGCATGATGTACACGGTCTCGGTCATCGTTTTTGCACTGTCGGCTATCTTAGGGAAAAGCTATCCGCAGATAGTGCCGCTACCCGCAGCAGCCCTCATTCTGACAATATTTCTCGGGCAGCGAGTGGCGGCCGCCGTGACCGTGACCCTGGCTATCTTTCTTGGAGTGGACGGGCTAATTGATATAAGCAACCTGGTTGCCCTTGGCACCGCAGCCGGTGCGGCGATCGGTTTCTATTCCAAGAAAAGACATGCTCTCATGTCGACTGGGTTGATCATGGCACTGGCTCAGGGACTCGGCTTCGTTATGGCCTCTGTAGCTCAGAGCAACACCTCGCCGACATTCTTAGTAAAGGGTCTGACCTACGACTTTTTTGGCGGCATCATTCTGGCAATTGTCTCAATTGGCTCACTGCCATTTTTAGAAAGCATTTTTGGAATGCTCACCCCGTTCCGCCTTGCCGAATTAACAGATGCAGACCAGCCGCTGCTGCGTAAACTGGAAGAGAACGCACCTGGTACATATCAACACAGCCTGGCTGTGGCCAACCTGGCAGAAGCGGGAGCGCGAGACATCGGAGCCGATGTGAACCTGGTGCGTGCCGGTGCTTTCTACCATGATGTCGGAAAAATGGTGCGCCCCAAGTACTTCATCGAGAATCAGTTAGGAGACAAGAATCCGCACGATTCGATGTCGCCGGAAGACAGCCGAGAGCGAGTGCTCGCCCATGTTACCGACGGTCTGGCGCTGGCACAAGAATATGGACTCCCCAAAGCGGTGCAAGATTTCATCCCCATGCACCAGGGCACTTCACTGATGGCATATTTCTATCACAAGGCTTGTCTGCGTGATGGAGCGGAAAATGTCGACGCCAACTTCTATCGCTACCCGGGTCCAAAACCGCAATCTAAAGAAACTTCCATCGTCATGCTGGCAGACGTATCAGAGGCTGTAACGCACAGCATGAAAGACCCCTCGCAAGAAGAAGTGGAAGAGGCAATGACTAAAGTCTTCCAGAACCGATGGGATGACGGTCAATTCAACGAGTCAACACTCACTTATGCCGAATTGCAAAAGGTGAAAAAAGCATTTGTGCATGTCTGGCGCACTCTGCATCACGAGCGGCTCAAGTATCCAAGCACTACGACGGGGCGCATGGCCGTACCACCAGATGCGGTGTCAGCCGCGGCTGCCTCTGCCGCCGCCGGCTCATCATCATCAACACCAGAAGCGGTGCCAGTCGGCACAGCCCAGTCTTCCGGCACGGTCGTCAGCACCAACCTTACTGAGAAGGAAAGCGAGAGCCAGCCACCTGATCAGTGCTGCTGA
- the rsmD gene encoding 16S rRNA (guanine(966)-N(2))-methyltransferase RsmD, whose amino-acid sequence MRITGGEARGRIVPSPEGLAVRPTASKIRQAFFNILQTKVSDCDFLDIFAGSGLMGLEALSRGAKSLTSIESERRMVRALEDCLKSLGYEADVICGDYRHVLTTLPPLKFDIIFADPPYKTNYPNGVVEMVEKCALLKSDGVLAIEHNRDFKFNQSERSLNMYDRRQYGTTAISFFRQ is encoded by the coding sequence ATGCGCATAACAGGAGGAGAAGCGAGGGGGCGAATCGTGCCGAGCCCCGAAGGCCTGGCTGTCAGGCCGACCGCTTCCAAAATCAGGCAAGCCTTCTTTAACATTTTGCAAACCAAAGTTAGCGATTGCGACTTCTTAGATATCTTTGCCGGCAGTGGTTTGATGGGTCTGGAAGCACTGAGCCGCGGTGCAAAATCGCTCACATCGATTGAGTCGGAAAGGCGTATGGTAAGAGCCCTTGAGGATTGCCTGAAGAGTCTCGGCTACGAGGCTGACGTGATTTGCGGTGATTACAGGCATGTACTTACCACTCTTCCGCCTTTGAAGTTTGACATCATTTTTGCGGATCCGCCCTATAAGACGAATTATCCCAATGGGGTCGTCGAGATGGTGGAAAAATGTGCTCTTTTGAAGTCCGACGGCGTGTTGGCAATCGAGCACAATCGAGACTTCAAATTCAACCAGTCTGAGCGCTCTCTAAACATGTACGACCGTCGTCAGTATGGAACTACGGCTATTTCTTTCTTTCGCCAGTGA
- the nusB gene encoding transcription antitermination factor NusB has protein sequence MVTCDFYTQLNKHRSLWRALSSVKEVATGRRIARELAVIVMPQLPKEREKLEKQELDLIVSKSVRMLCDYAKQNLADANAILLNCAQTLADIEFDHPRNKDQIDNLRPVPVTTGQLKEAVEKLDRALNFAAEALDIPDIALLEGTTPLVVECKNCGHAIQSHIPKNDKSDIRDFLVLLINVYIEHRKEIDEFIKFAKAKWNVDRMVSIDRDILRLACAEAFFIDEVPVNVAISEAVELAHRFADEKAAKFINGVLSDLSEEAKHFRNKGEFRERTLEETADDESLSKL, from the coding sequence ATGGTAACATGTGACTTCTATACTCAGCTAAACAAGCACCGTAGCTTGTGGCGAGCACTCTCATCGGTAAAAGAAGTGGCAACAGGACGCAGAATAGCGCGAGAACTAGCGGTAATTGTCATGCCGCAACTGCCTAAAGAGCGCGAAAAACTAGAGAAACAAGAGTTAGACTTAATCGTCTCAAAGTCAGTCAGGATGCTTTGCGACTACGCCAAGCAAAACTTAGCCGATGCCAACGCAATTTTACTTAACTGCGCCCAAACGCTTGCTGACATAGAGTTCGACCACCCTCGCAACAAAGATCAAATCGACAACCTTCGCCCCGTTCCCGTCACCACAGGACAACTCAAGGAAGCAGTAGAGAAGCTGGATCGCGCTCTCAACTTTGCTGCAGAAGCGTTGGACATCCCTGACATAGCACTGCTGGAAGGCACTACACCTCTGGTCGTCGAGTGTAAGAACTGCGGGCACGCCATACAAAGTCACATTCCCAAAAACGACAAAAGCGACATTCGAGACTTTCTTGTCCTGCTCATCAATGTCTACATCGAACACCGCAAGGAAATCGACGAATTCATAAAATTCGCCAAAGCAAAATGGAATGTCGACAGAATGGTCAGCATCGACCGAGACATTTTGCGATTGGCATGCGCAGAAGCCTTTTTCATCGATGAAGTACCAGTCAACGTCGCCATCAGCGAAGCCGTAGAGCTGGCGCACCGCTTTGCAGACGAAAAAGCTGCCAAATTTATCAATGGCGTACTTTCGGATCTCTCCGAGGAAGCGAAACACTTCCGCAATAAAGGTGAATTCAGAGAGCGCACGTTAGAAGAAACTGCCGATGATGAGAGCCTGAGCAAGCTGTAG
- the ftsY gene encoding signal recognition particle-docking protein FtsY: MSNESNEQGQTPEPAKNWWGTTLGKLKTALVRTKSAVVDSVVDRTAEGETAVQELAGINTGASQPQTVAPPPPPAPPRPIDEDYLEDIEEKLIRADLGLPTVELLCSHLRKEAKAKNWNSRDVESFLKTEFTAMLEDIPSYKLNYTPGTLNIYMVVGVNGTGKTTSIGKLAWRLKQEGKKVLMAAADTFRAAAETQLEIWAGRAGVDIVRLQDGSDPGAVVFQAIQRAKAENYDALVIDTAGRLHNKANLMSELKKVRGVVEKHAGDKPLESLLVLDASIGQNGLQQAKVFTEVCPLTGVILTKLDGSAKGGVVFSVSRELKIPVKLIGLGEQMDDLRDFEPDMFIEALFA, encoded by the coding sequence ATGAGCAACGAATCAAACGAGCAAGGTCAAACACCCGAACCTGCCAAAAACTGGTGGGGCACAACCCTGGGCAAGCTCAAGACTGCGCTGGTAAGAACCAAATCTGCCGTTGTCGACTCCGTCGTAGACAGAACCGCCGAAGGTGAAACCGCTGTTCAAGAACTAGCTGGTATCAATACTGGTGCCAGTCAACCACAAACAGTAGCACCGCCCCCGCCACCAGCGCCGCCCCGACCGATCGATGAAGATTATCTGGAAGACATCGAGGAGAAGCTGATTCGCGCCGATCTTGGCTTGCCGACCGTCGAACTTCTCTGCTCCCACCTGCGCAAGGAAGCGAAAGCAAAAAATTGGAACAGCCGTGATGTGGAGTCATTTCTCAAAACTGAGTTCACGGCCATGCTTGAAGATATTCCGTCCTACAAACTGAACTACACTCCCGGCACGCTCAATATCTACATGGTAGTGGGCGTCAACGGCACAGGCAAAACGACCAGCATTGGCAAGCTCGCCTGGCGCTTGAAGCAAGAAGGCAAGAAAGTTCTCATGGCTGCCGCTGACACATTCAGAGCCGCAGCGGAGACACAACTGGAAATCTGGGCCGGACGTGCAGGCGTCGATATCGTGCGGCTGCAGGATGGCTCAGACCCGGGCGCCGTTGTCTTTCAAGCCATCCAGAGAGCCAAGGCGGAAAATTATGACGCCCTGGTTATCGATACCGCCGGGCGGTTGCACAACAAAGCCAACCTTATGTCTGAGCTGAAAAAAGTACGCGGCGTCGTCGAAAAACATGCCGGCGATAAACCGCTCGAATCGCTTCTCGTCCTCGATGCCTCAATTGGTCAAAATGGTTTGCAGCAGGCAAAAGTATTCACTGAGGTCTGTCCTCTCACCGGTGTGATTTTGACGAAACTGGATGGCAGCGCCAAAGGTGGTGTCGTATTCAGTGTTTCTCGCGAGTTGAAAATTCCCGTCAAGCTGATCGGCTTAGGGGAGCAAATGGACGATTTGCGCGATTTCGAACCAGACATGTTTATAGAAGCGCTCTTCGCCTGA
- a CDS encoding AMP-dependent synthetase: MTDVIWQPKGEYLNSRVADFIKKQGLKDWQELVKKSSQDTEWFWKAATDYLGFQWSKPYDKLMDQSGGFPWTKWFVGGEMNIAANCLDWHLEAGKKAGCRTSVGKDHIALIWQGDDGGTEKLTYGELNDMSGRVAAALAKLDVKAGDAVGIYMPMVPEVVAVLFGCLKAGAVAVPVFSGYGAQALAARLEDSEAKVLFTADFGKRKGKFIPIKNDVDEAAEKLPGLKHVVVLKHIGNEIKWVEGRDIWFSDIVGKATPAPTKLDLPAEHPSMYLYTSGTTGKPKGCVHTHAGALAQIGKELGFTYDVRPEDVFFWVSDIGWMMGPWEMIGVTFYGGTIVIFEGAPTHPTPDILWQIIEKHKVTTLGISPTAIRSLRTFGDEWIQKHDLSTLRMLGSTGEAWDEDSYMWYFNNVGGKRCPVMNISGGTELVGCLLTPLPVMPIKACSLGAAALAMDVDVFDESGNSIKNAIGHLVCKKPAPSMTKGFLKDPDRYIETYFSKFPGVWYHGDWAKVDPDGAFFLYGRSDDTVKVAGKRVGPGEVESVLVEHAKVAEAAVIGVPHEIKGDALVCFVVLNPNFEESAELEKELRYMVGERLGAVLRPEVVHFVQSLPKTRSGKIVRATIRRRYLGEPVGDLSSVENPDAIECIKPLTKI; this comes from the coding sequence ATGACCGATGTTATTTGGCAACCCAAAGGCGAATACCTGAACAGCCGCGTCGCTGACTTCATCAAAAAGCAGGGCTTGAAGGATTGGCAGGAGCTTGTCAAGAAATCGTCTCAAGACACTGAATGGTTCTGGAAAGCGGCCACAGACTATCTGGGTTTTCAATGGTCTAAGCCTTACGACAAGCTCATGGATCAGTCGGGCGGTTTCCCCTGGACGAAGTGGTTTGTCGGCGGAGAGATGAACATTGCTGCCAATTGCCTTGACTGGCATCTGGAGGCTGGCAAAAAAGCCGGATGCAGAACCAGTGTTGGAAAAGATCACATCGCTTTGATCTGGCAGGGTGATGACGGCGGCACTGAGAAGCTCACCTATGGCGAACTCAATGACATGTCCGGCCGGGTGGCTGCCGCTCTGGCGAAATTGGATGTGAAAGCCGGTGATGCGGTCGGTATTTATATGCCGATGGTACCGGAAGTGGTGGCAGTTCTCTTTGGTTGTCTTAAGGCTGGCGCTGTTGCTGTGCCTGTTTTCAGTGGCTATGGAGCGCAAGCTCTCGCTGCTCGTCTTGAAGATTCTGAAGCGAAAGTGCTTTTTACCGCTGACTTCGGCAAGCGCAAAGGGAAATTCATTCCGATCAAAAACGATGTTGACGAGGCCGCCGAGAAGCTGCCTGGTTTGAAGCATGTCGTCGTGCTCAAGCACATCGGCAATGAGATCAAATGGGTGGAAGGTCGAGACATCTGGTTCAGCGATATCGTCGGTAAAGCGACCCCGGCTCCTACAAAATTGGATTTGCCCGCTGAGCATCCATCTATGTACCTGTACACCTCAGGCACGACCGGCAAGCCGAAAGGTTGTGTTCATACTCACGCTGGTGCGCTTGCGCAAATAGGCAAGGAGTTAGGATTTACCTATGACGTTCGACCTGAAGATGTCTTCTTCTGGGTCTCTGATATTGGTTGGATGATGGGTCCATGGGAGATGATTGGTGTCACCTTCTATGGTGGAACGATTGTCATTTTTGAAGGCGCCCCGACGCATCCGACTCCGGATATTTTGTGGCAAATAATCGAGAAGCATAAAGTCACCACTCTGGGAATCAGCCCTACAGCCATCCGCAGTCTGCGCACGTTTGGAGACGAGTGGATTCAGAAGCACGACTTGAGCACCTTGAGGATGCTCGGCTCGACAGGCGAGGCCTGGGATGAAGACAGCTACATGTGGTACTTCAACAATGTCGGCGGCAAACGTTGCCCGGTCATGAATATTTCGGGCGGTACTGAGCTGGTTGGCTGCTTGTTGACACCGCTGCCGGTCATGCCCATTAAAGCTTGTTCGCTCGGTGCTGCGGCACTGGCGATGGACGTAGATGTTTTTGATGAATCAGGAAACAGCATCAAAAACGCGATCGGCCATCTCGTCTGCAAGAAGCCGGCACCATCGATGACCAAAGGCTTTTTGAAAGATCCGGACCGCTATATTGAGACTTACTTCAGCAAGTTTCCCGGTGTCTGGTACCACGGCGATTGGGCCAAAGTCGATCCGGATGGAGCATTTTTCCTCTATGGACGTTCTGATGATACGGTCAAAGTGGCTGGCAAGCGAGTTGGACCGGGCGAAGTCGAGTCTGTGCTTGTTGAACACGCGAAAGTGGCAGAAGCTGCTGTCATCGGTGTACCTCATGAAATTAAGGGTGACGCCCTTGTTTGTTTCGTGGTGCTCAATCCCAACTTCGAAGAGTCGGCTGAGCTTGAGAAAGAATTGCGCTACATGGTCGGAGAGCGACTCGGTGCAGTGCTTCGTCCGGAAGTGGTGCACTTCGTGCAATCGTTGCCCAAGACTCGTTCCGGCAAGATAGTACGTGCCACGATTCGACGTCGGTATCTGGGTGAGCCGGTCGGCGATTTATCATCCGTTGAAAATCCCGATGCGATTGAGTGCATCAAGCCGCTCACTAAAATCTAA
- a CDS encoding alpha/beta fold hydrolase yields the protein MWSLTKLKFSPPTFKRLAITAAALATVTGWSSLRPATAAVVRTDNGMLAQKLGIPLYEWQDDANPEPKLIFLAVHGFTQQGLCFEALAKELAARGYLVVAPDLRGHGRWIGSTGSTNNDFTVSCEDESRLLAQLRKSHPGAKIFGLGESAGCAVLLKAVCNEPKAVKGLILCAAGVEPHIHKPGGMGPKFLMGMAKLVEPVDLTDYYAKYVSDDKRTADEMVHDPLNKSHQSALSLIGTMNFISQMPVLASQLPRSIPVLLLQGSDDQIVNASSASRVYDGFKTSDKSLQEIAGCGHILLGTSFIKPVVLNDTFDWLEKHGGLPAVIQPQTSTISSATGPSNSKSFTQKMKSKFRI from the coding sequence TTGTGGAGTCTGACCAAGTTGAAGTTCAGCCCGCCGACATTTAAACGTCTAGCAATTACTGCAGCCGCTCTGGCGACTGTCACAGGTTGGAGTTCTTTAAGACCAGCGACAGCGGCGGTCGTCCGCACAGATAACGGAATGCTGGCCCAGAAACTCGGCATTCCTTTATACGAATGGCAGGATGATGCCAATCCGGAACCAAAGCTGATTTTCCTGGCAGTACATGGGTTCACCCAGCAGGGGCTGTGCTTTGAAGCTCTGGCAAAAGAACTGGCGGCACGCGGCTATCTCGTAGTCGCACCAGACTTGCGCGGGCACGGACGTTGGATTGGTAGCACAGGCAGCACAAACAACGACTTCACTGTCAGCTGCGAAGATGAAAGCCGTTTGCTGGCGCAACTGAGAAAAAGCCACCCGGGCGCGAAGATATTTGGATTGGGAGAAAGCGCAGGCTGTGCCGTTCTTTTGAAGGCAGTGTGCAATGAACCGAAAGCCGTAAAGGGTTTGATCCTCTGTGCCGCCGGCGTAGAGCCGCACATACACAAACCAGGCGGTATGGGTCCGAAATTCCTCATGGGCATGGCGAAACTTGTGGAACCGGTGGATTTAACCGATTACTATGCAAAATACGTTTCGGATGACAAAAGAACAGCCGACGAAATGGTTCACGATCCACTCAACAAGAGCCATCAGTCAGCCTTGAGCTTGATTGGCACAATGAATTTCATCAGTCAGATGCCTGTGCTCGCCAGTCAGTTACCACGCTCTATTCCTGTGCTTTTACTGCAGGGCAGCGACGACCAGATAGTCAATGCATCTTCAGCCAGTCGCGTTTACGATGGCTTCAAGACATCAGACAAGTCACTGCAAGAAATCGCAGGCTGCGGTCACATTCTTTTGGGAACATCATTTATCAAACCAGTGGTTCTAAACGACACGTTTGATTGGTTGGAAAAACATGGAGGACTACCGGCTGTCATCCAGCCTCAGACCAGCACAATCTCCAGTGCAACCGGACCCTCCAATTCAAAATCATTCACACAAAAAATGAAGAGCAAGTTTCGCATATAA